The stretch of DNA GCGGGCTTGATCCAGTTCCCCGACAGATTTCTGCATCTAACAGATGTAGCACAGATTTGCGTTTTTCTGCCATTATCTGCTCGTTTCCGGCCCTCCGAAACCGGCCTGCTCCGGCTTACTCCGCTGCACGCGCCGGGCTTGCGTAGCAATTGAACCGGGTTCCGACACGATGTTGACGCCCTTTGTGACCTGCATTACTGTGCAGCTATACGCACAAGTTTGCAGAAAGATGCAACATCTCGCGTAAACAGGCACTCTTTGATAGGAGAGTTATGAGCAAGGTTGCTCGAGTCAAACGCGGCGCCGTTGCCGCTATAGCGGCAGCTGCGGCCATCACTTTGGTTGCCGGGTGTTCAGGCGGAAGCACGGAAAGCAGCAGCGCGGGTTCATCCGCTGCCGGCAACGTCACCCTCGAATTTGCGCAATGGTGGGAACCGGAGCTTCCCGCAGGTTCCCTCCGCAAGCTGATGGACCAGTTCGAAGCGGAAAACCCCGGAATCAAGGTCAACCTTCTCAGCGGGCCCTATGCTTCCACGAAGGAACAGGTGGTGGCGGGAGCAGCGGCCGGCACCATGTCCGACGTCGTAGGACTCGACGGTGCCTGGATCAGCGACTTTGCCAAACAGGGCGCGATAGCAGACCTCGGCAAGCTGATGTCCGACGCCGGCTACGACCAGAACCAGCTGACCAGCCAGGTCAAGGTCGAGGACACGTCCTACATGCTCCCCGTCTTGAACTTCGTCTACCCGATGTTCAGCAACGATGACCTGCTCGCCAAGGCCGGCATCGCCAAGGCCCCCACAGACCGGACCGAGTTCGCCGCCGCGGCCAAGGCGGTCAGTGCGCTGGGCGGCAACACCAAGGGCTGGGTCATGCCGCTGTCCCTGGAAGCGCCCAACGGAGTCCAGAACGACATCATGTCCTGGGCGTGGGCCTCCGGCCAGAGCATGCTCAAGGACGGCAAGCCGAATCTGACCACGCCGGAGA from Arthrobacter sp. B3I9 encodes:
- a CDS encoding sugar ABC transporter substrate-binding protein; protein product: MSKVARVKRGAVAAIAAAAAITLVAGCSGGSTESSSAGSSAAGNVTLEFAQWWEPELPAGSLRKLMDQFEAENPGIKVNLLSGPYASTKEQVVAGAAAGTMSDVVGLDGAWISDFAKQGAIADLGKLMSDAGYDQNQLTSQVKVEDTSYMLPVLNFVYPMFSNDDLLAKAGIAKAPTDRTEFAAAAKAVSALGGNTKGWVMPLSLEAPNGVQNDIMSWAWASGQSMLKDGKPNLTTPEITDTVNYVKGLWDAGAIAPGSFTMKEQDKVEEFTNGRVGMMIDSLAHITAIREKNPNLKFSISAVPSTDGFSGKRGIPYASWGIGIAENSEHKAEAWKLIQFLMSDKTNGALATTANAFPGNKNATPDFTGKDELFKTAFDVYKSGYPANEFVGLPVAEELMRGFAEQFQKTLSGDQSVDDMLKKTQDIWQQKF